A window from Toxoplasma gondii ME49 chromosome IX, whole genome shotgun sequence encodes these proteins:
- a CDS encoding hypothetical protein (encoded by transcript TGME49_306220) yields MMGGGDGAPPAGGLSFPSASAFPPHLPSVLPSGAPGVSDLAPPVLMNPGLMGLALGLGGAPTAVGGAFGAQPGPRPSGPEGKAAEAAGANGWTEHVGKDGRRYYYNAATQQSQWEKPEAMMTEEEKKVYNKLGWIKYSTAEGKEYWFSSYTKKSTWTTPKEVDEYLKQLEEEKEEWPKFTNKTEARRWIVKLFELKKFPPRINWENAVKFLETDKRWESFKILTRGERKQSFSEFMSQRQKKTADSTRKKRQEARDALAQALQNWEELAPGTTYIAMADKMHEQEWWTFLTEQERDDFFQDYMEEFDKRHRELFKKKRKKDVETVEKILDKRSAEFDYRRKWVDVRDELFAIPELSTVLRLDILQVWENWVEHGYADERRNRRHVVFRRERKRRDAFRSLLDEAAKKGELTAKTEWPDFVAQIVNDPRYYQMVGQGGSTPRELFEDAVDNLKEEYQRQKPVILDCLKRAGLELDSPSLTFEEFYSALCTCEGMKGVSLMNAKLTFESLTSPARDRGRSGEHGAASGTRNPVATEDVSRRESTSPRRTTACRALLARETKETRVGGHSGSATSSRRRRDSPRGRDRERETERESSRKDGSSSSSSYSGSSLRGEGRGRERRSASRQTERDGPGDRHRGRSRSREGERKRRRSHASSRSSSPRGKGRKDDGKRKRRH; encoded by the exons ATGATGGGCGGCGGCGACGGGGCGCCGCCTGCAGGCGGTTTATCCTTCCCTTcagcgtctgcgtttcctcctcaCCTTCCGTCTGTGCTGCCTTCTGGGGCTCCAGGCGTGTCAGACTTGGCGCCCCCGGTGCTGATGAACCCAGGCCTTATGGGCCTTGCCCTCGGATTGGGCGGCGCGCCGACCGCGGTCGGAGGAGCCTTTGGAGCCCAACCAGGCCCTCGGCCCTCAGGGCCTGAGGGGAAAGCTGCTGAAGCAGCTGGAGCCAATGGGTGGACCGAGCACGtggggaaggacgggagaAGATACTACTACAATGCTGCG ACCCAGCAGAGCCAGTGGGAGAAGCCGGAGGCCATGATGactgaggaggagaagaaggtatACAACAAGCTGGGATGGATAAAGTACTCGACAGCCGAGGGGAAGGAATACTGGTTCAGTTCGTATACGAAGAAGTCTACCTGGACGACGCCCAAGGAAGTCGACGAGTATCTCAAG CAACtggaggaggaaaaggaagaatgGCCCAAGTTCACAAACAAGACAGAAGCTCGTCGGTGGATTGTT AAACTGTTTGAACTGAAGAAATTCCCGCCGCGAATCAACTGGGAAAATGCAGTCAAGTTTCTGGAGACGGACAAGCGATGGGAGAGCTTCAAGATCCTCACGAGGGGCGAACGAAAGCAATCCTTCAGCGAGTTCATGAGtcaaagacagaaaaagacggcGGACAgtacgaggaagaaaaggcaggag GCCCGCGATGCCCTGGCACAGGCCCTCCAGAACTGGGAAGAACTCGCTCCTGGCACGACTTACAT TGCCATGGCGGATAAGATGCACGAACAAGAGTGGTGGACCTTCCTCACGGAGCAGGAGCGAGATGACTTTTTTCAGGACTACATGGAGGAGTTTGACAAGCGCCACCGGGAGCTCttcaagaaaaaaaggaagaaggatgTCGAAACA GTCGAGAAGATTCTCGACAAGCGCAGCGCCGAGTTCGATTACCGCCGCAA ATGGGTAGACGTCAGAGACGAGCTTTTCGCCATTCCAGAGCTGTCAACAGTGCTCAGACTCGACATTCTGCA AGTCTGGGAGAACTGGGTGGAGCATGGTTATGCTGATGAAAGGAGGAATCGCCGTCACGTTGTTTTTCGCCGAGAAAGGAAGCGCCGGGATGCTTTCCGCTCCCTTCTTGACGAGGCTGCGAAGAAAG GAGAGTTGACGGCGAAGACAGAGTGGCCCGACTTTGTTGCTCAAATCGTGAACGATCCGAGGTACTACCAGATGGTCGGCCAGGGAGGCTCCACGCCACGCGAGCTTTTCGAAGACGCCGTCGACAATCTGAAGGAAGAGTATCAGAGGCAAAAGCCTGTGATCCTTGATTGCCTGAAAAGAGCCGGTCTGGAACTTGATTCCCCGTCTCTCACGTTTGAGGA GTTCTACAGCGCGCTTTGCACGTGCGAAGGAATGAAAGGCGTTTCACTTATGAACGCCAAACTGACGTTCGAATCGCTGACGTCTCCGGCTCGCGATCGAGGTAGAAGCGGCGAACACGGGGCCGCGAGCGGGACACGAAACCCTGTGGCAACTGAGGACGTTTCTCGACGGGAGAGCACGAGTCCGCGGCGGACGACCGCATGTCGAGCTCTACtggcgagggagacaaaggagacgagggTCGGGGGCCACTCGGGGTCGGCCACTTCgagtcgaagaaggagagacagcccgagggggagagacagagagagagaaacagagagggagtCGAGCAGAAAAGACGGGAGCTCGAGCAGTTCCTCGTACTCCGGCTCTTCGCTGCGAGGAGAGGGACgcggacgcgagaggagaagcgcgtcgagacagacagagagggacgGACCGGGGGACCGACACAGAGGGCGCagtcgaagcagagaaggagagagaaagaggagaagaagccatGCATCGTCGAGGAGTTCGTCGCCCAGAGGAAAGGGCAGGAAAGACGACGgcaagcgaaaaagaagacactGA
- a CDS encoding hypothetical protein (encoded by transcript TGME49_306195) — translation MTQKEKHKKAAILCPRAERTEKTSLVQKVKRKYREQGTASAQDSSSAVSTVSRSASVFLPSASKKKRKLGSDTRGGLPGVTNARQPPQSPTSSSSPSDQPRSLAASSVTKKSRKNKLAAPHTQAAEGPADHKTADVSEEGKKSKDSRKEIDDLFADVMQAGKKQDGQKREKRKETAHSKAGQKKKRRPLTFDEDMGLNQRAINRTADGLRIYTEEELGIGKGGGTPECPFDCSCCF, via the coding sequence AtgacgcagaaggagaaacataAGAAAGCTGCAATTCTCTGTCCTAGAGCGGAACGCACAGAGAAAACCAGTCTCGTACAGAAAGTCAAAAGGAAGTATCGGGAGCAGGGGACAGCTTCTGCACAGGATTCGTCGTCTGCTGTGTCTACTGTATCTCGTAGCgcatctgtttttcttccttctgcctcaaagaagaagcggaaatTGGGGTCCGACACCCGGGGAGGTCTCCCTGGAGTCACAAACGCGAGACAGCCCCCTCAGTCTCCTACCTCTTCCAGCTCCCCTTCGGATCAGCCACGTTCTCTGGCTGCTTCCTCCGTGACAAAGAAATCTCGGAAAAACAAGTTGGCCGCTCCTCACACACAGGCTGCTGAAGGGCCTGCAGACCACAAGACGGCAGACGTTTctgaagaagggaagaaatCTAAGGACTCTAGAAAAGAAATCGACGACCTCTTTGCAGATGTGATGCAAGCGGGGAAGAAACAAGATGgacagaaaagggaaaagagaaaagagacagcgcaCAGCAAGGCtgggcagaagaagaagcgacgaccATTGACCTTTGATGAGGACATGGGCCTCAACCAGCGCGCGATCAACCGAACGGCCGATGGCTTACGGATctacacagaggaagaacttGGCATAG
- a CDS encoding hypothetical protein (encoded by transcript TGME49_306200) — translation MSTVSPISFFPVRVPTFKPPTPSYRPPVQAAGPQGLVRELSEDAALDFLSLQLPSLPALEATRFHPLRVPRSSSCPRKRLTSSSCSSHSREKTQCRGQTRTQRENSAKESSLAAIFPGASLIW, via the coding sequence ATGTCCACCGTCTCTCCCATATCGTTCTTTCCAGTCCGCGTCCCCACGTTCAAACCCCCGACTCCATCCTACCGTCCTCCCGTGCAGGCCGCCGGACCTCAGGGCCTCGTTCGAGAGTTGTCTGAGGACGCGGCGCTCGACTTTCTTTCACTGCagttgccttctcttcctgctctcgaGGCTACTCGCTTCCACCCTCTTCGCGTTCCACGCTCTTCCAGCTGTCCCCGTAAACGTCTTACTAgttcttcctgctcctctcattcgcgagagaagacgcagtgCAGGGGACAAAcgaggacacagagagagaacagcgcgAAAGAGTCCAGCCTGGCCGCCATTTTTCCTGGGGCGTCGCTGATCTGGTGA
- the CDC73 gene encoding RNA polymerase II accessory factor CDC73 (encoded by transcript TGME49_306210~Gene product name based on ToxoDB Community Expert Annotation.), translating into MEEAGSESRAAGRDESDGPVAASPEVSSASFFSSTSLPDSTGKASGFSVDPLALLHASLKKSASSASCRLEVVRGEEALVFPELNCYLPATLPSGLESRRKESFSLADIFLLLSTPKELYTYSYIAQKGHRYINVLERSKIVSFFESLSPAANKLAGSAGAPLPAPVGHSGLGDKSQLPSSVFAPALGDAAASRTQTLLVLDPTLPIKLPGALEGAQGQHLDGDSRGEEGLPFWEAGERSLVADDRLEKVMPQAWPDADVRQVALYAKTAVHALDEMRRKKREAGAQSGENDGGADGQKRLKTGSEEAAEDEEQEEKAEQRMRDALASLVFARVQRPLVQRCSAVQLTGFSFDAIFQKFVEVEKERNAGRSLAAFSHSKGDGSDGLGRFKADSSIARLPRHGGGGRADNQVPSAAAAAGRREGQGKPRICVLEEVYAYRKRKAIILIPPVTSVGGSNLVSALLNRYNVVDLLENSQFVSPQDARERAARDGTLGADQGRLEVRHEIRNKQFKFMLVETSYAAKFTPEQWKCVVAIIINVASASSLKLHFGGWPFRDWIDLFLSYKGVMFAYEEDAIPPEVASLSVKVIRLSRSHRYNDAAAATEFWACLEEFLLQPRRLCLAFDRRLDAARSDGAAPGGSAKLPVNSSVAGSQSFRTHQRSTAAGASSDSGSGVSVHPAHQHHFHHPAHMGVGMPSHAKHGAVGVGGYNRRPQDLRYAQR; encoded by the exons ATGGAGGAGGCAGGAAGCGAGAGCAGGGCGGCAGGGCGCGACGAGAGCGATGGCCCCGTCGCTGCCTCGCCAGaggtctcctctgcgtcgtttttttcctctaCTTCGCTTCCTGACTCTACCGGGAAAGCGAGCGGCTTCAGCGTGGATCCCCTGGCGCTGCTCCACGCAAGTTTGAAGAAGTCTGCGTCTTCAGCCTCCTGTCGCTTGGAGGTCGTCCGCGGCGAAGAGGCCCTTGTCTTCCCCGAGTTGAACTGCTACTTGCCTGCGACTCTGCCTTCGGGATTGGAAAGCCGTCGAAAGgagtcgttctctctcgccgacatttttcttctgctctcgacGCCGAAGGAGCTCTACACATATAGCTACATTGCGCAGAAAGGCCATCGGTACATCAACGTGCTGGAACGGTCCAAgatcgtctctttcttcgagtctctctcccccgcCGCCAACAAGCTCGCGGGCTCCGCCGGCGCGCCCCTGCCCGCCCCCGTTGGCCACTCGGGCCTCGGGGACAAAAGCCAGCTCCCCAGCAGCGTCTTCGCGCCTGCGCTCGGCGACGCGGCTGCCTCTCGCACGCAGACGCTTTTGGTCCTCGACCCCACCCTGCCGATAAAGCTCCCTGGCGCCCTCGAGGGGGCCCAGGGACAGCACCTCGACGGAGATAGccgcggcgaagaaggcctgCCTTTCTGGGAAGCCGGGGAGCGGAGCCTCGTGGCCGACGACCGCCTCGAGAAAGTGATGCCGCAGGCCTGGCCAGACGCCGATGTGCGGCAGGTCGCTTTATACGCGAAGACCGCGGTGCACGCGCTGGACGAGATGCggcggaagaagcgggaggcgGGCGCGCAAAgcggagagaacgacggTGGAGCCGACGGCCAGAAACGACTGAAAACCGGCTCAGAGGAGGCCGCTGAGgacgaagaacaagaagaaaaggctgaGCAACGCATGCGCGATGCGCTcgcctccctcgtcttcgcgcGCGTCCAACGCCCTCTCGTCCAGCGATGCAGCGCAGTCCAGCTGACGggcttctccttcgacgCCATCTTCCAGAAATTCGTGGAagtcgagaaggagagaaacgcaggaaggtctctcgccgccttctcccacTCCAAAGGCGATGGCTCAGACGGCCTCGGAAGATTCAAAGCGGATTCGTCCATTGCGCGACTTCCTCGCCACGGAGGTGGTGGCCGAGCAGACAACCAGGTGCCgagcgcagctgcagcggcgggccgaagagaaggacaaggaAAGCCAA GGATCTGCGTCTTGGAGGAAGTGTATGCGTACCGGAAGCGGAAGGCAATCATTCTCATTCCGCCTGTAACTTCTGTTGGTGGGAGCAACTTGGTGTCGGCGCTGCTGAATCGGTACAACGTTGTCGATCTGTTAGAGAACAGCCAGTTCGTCTCTCCGCAGGACGCGAGGGAGCGGGCCGCCCGAG ACGGAACGCTGGGGGCGGACCAGGGGCGACTGGAAGTCCGGCACGAGATCCGCAACAAACAGTTCAAGTTCATGTTGGTAGAGACGAGCTACGCGGCGAAATTCACTCCCGAGCAGTGGAAGTGTGTCGTGGCAATCATCATCAACGTTGCGTCAGCGTCTTCGCTCAAGCTCCACTTTGGCGGGTGGCCGTTCAGAGACTGGATCGACCTCTTTCTCAGTTACAA GGGTGTAATGTTTGCGTACGAAGAGGATGCCATTCCTCCTGAGGTGGCGAGCCTCAGCGTCAAG GTCattcgcctgtctcgctctcACCGATACAATgacgcagctgctgcgacCGAGTTCTGGGCCTGCTTAGAAGAATTTCTTCTGCAACCACGTCGGCTCTGTTTGGCGTTCGATCGTCGCTTAGATGCCGCAAGATCTGATGGGGCAGCCCCCGGTGGTTCTGCGAAACTCCCAGTGAATTCCTCAGTTGCGGGTTCGCAGAGCTTCCGGACGCACCAGAGATCGACTGCTGCTGGCGCGTCGAGCGATTCCGGATCtggagtgtctgtacacccggcGCATCAACACCACTTCCATCACCCGGCACACATGGGTGTGGGTATGCCCTCGCACGCAAAACACGGAGCGGTAGGAGTGGGAGGATACAACCGTCGCCCACAAGACTTGCGCTATGCACAGCGCTAG